TCCACATCCGCTCGGCCGGCCGGGTCTACTTCAACACCACGCCGCTCGGCCGTGCCGTGACGGGGACGTTGCTGGTCCGGGCGATGCAGGCCGATGACGTCAACATCTGGGGTGACGGGTCGACGTTCAAGGGCAACGACATCGAGCGGTTCTACCGCTACGGGCTGCTGGCCAACCCGGATCTGCGGATCTACAAGCCGTGGTTGGACGCCGACTTCGTCGAGCAGCTGGGCGGCCGTGCGGAGATGAGCCGCTGGCTGGACGCCCGCGACCTGCCCTACCGCGATGCGGAGGAGAAGGCGTACTCCACCGACGCCAACATCTGGGGCGCCACCCACGAGGCCAAGGTCCTGGAGCAGCTCGACACCTCCCTGGAGATCGTCCAGCCGATCATGGGTGTCCGTTTCTGGGACCCCGAGGTCGACATCGAGACCGAGGACGTCACGATCGGCTTCGTGGCCGGTCGGCCACACAGCGTGAACGGCGAGGTCTTCGACGACCCCGTCGCGCTGGTGCAGGCCGTCAACGCCATCGGTGGCCGCCACGGCCTGGGCATGTCGGACCAGATCGAGAACCGGATCATCGAGGCCAAGTCACGCGGGATCTACGAGGCCCCCGGCATGGCGCTGCTGTTCCTGACCTACGAGCGCCTGCTCGCCGCCGTGCACAACGAGGACACGCTGGCCCGCTACACCGACCAGGGACGACAGCTGGGTCGGCTGCTGTACGAGGGCCGTTGGCTCGACCCGCAGGCGCTGATGATCCGCGAGTCGCTGCAGCGGTGGGTCGCGTCGCTGGTCACCGGCGAGGTCACCGTCCGGCTGCGTCGTGGTGAGGACTACACGATCCTCGACACGCAGGGGCAGCACCTGTCCTACGACGCCGACAAGCTCTCGATGGAGCGGGTGGACAACGCCGCGTTCGGGCCGACCGACCGGATCGGCCAGCTGACGATGCGCAACCTGGACATCGCCGACAGCCGCGAGAAGCTGGAGGTCTACGCCAGCCAGCCGATCGAGCAGGGCACGGTCCTGGTCGAGAACGGCACGCTGTTCGGCGAGCTGCCGGCCGGCGGGGCCGAGCGCATCGTGGCCAACCCCGCGGTACCCGGCGACGAGGTTGCTGCCCTCGACGAGGCCGCTATCGAGTTCGGCGCCGACTGAGGCAGGGACGCCTGCGGACGCACGATTGATCGCGTGCGCCAGGAATTATGATGCGGTACGTGACCGCCGCGTGGCCCCGGGTGTAGTCTCCGCGCGCCTCGTGTGAGGCGACGTGCGCACCTGCTTCTCGCGGCAGCCAGGCCGTCTGTGTGTCCCATGAACAGGGCGCAACGCCCATGACGATCCTGGGGGGATCAGATGCCGTTCGTTCATGCATCCCGTTTCGAGCCGCACCGCAGGAGGCGAAGCGCCCTGCTGACTGTGGTGGTCATGCTCCTTACCGGTGTACTCAGCGTCCCGTCCGCGTCGGCGCAAGCCGATGATGGTCTCATCGTGTTCGCCCACGACGAACGGGATGACGGCACCCACGTCATCGAGGTCGTCGAGCCGGACGGTTCGGGCCGCCAGGTGCTCACAGAGGGGTTCGATCCGGCGCTGTCACCGGACGGCGCACTGCTGGCGTTCTCACGCGACGGCGACCTGTGGCTGCTCGACATGGCGACAGGGGAAGAGCATGCCTTCGCCACGGGACCCGGCACGGAGTCCGACCCTGCGTGGTCTCCTGACGGATCGCTGCTGGCGTTCACTCGTCAGCTCCCCCCGGGGTCAGACTGTTCGCACGTCCGCAACGGAGAGATCTTCATCACCGACTTCACCAACGAGGTGCAGTTCACGAACGACCCCTGCTTCGGAGACAGCGACCCGGACTTCTCCCCGGACGGCACGCAGCTGGCGTGGGACAGCTTCTACGCCGAACGCGACTTCTCCAGCGGCTTCGGGTTGATCCAGATCGCGGACCTCGACACCGGCGACGTGCGATTCCTCACCGACCCCACCACGGGGGTGGACGCCTACGACCCTGCATGGTCCCCCGACGGCACGACGATCGCCTTCGACGACACCACGGACGTGTTCACGGTCCCCGCGACTGGAGGAACCCCGACCCAGCTGACCCAGTCGTGCAACCTGTTCGAGGCGCGCGATCCCGCCTGGTCCCCCGACGGGACCGAGATCGCGTATGCGGCGAGCGGGTGCAACGACGAGGGACCCGACTCCATCGCGGTGATTCCCGCTGGCGGCGGGACACCCCGGGCGGTCACCCGGTCCGAGGGGACGATCGACACGCCTGTTTGGGTCAGGCCGGATGGCGGGGGGCTGCCGGGCCCGGGCCCTTCTCCGGAGCCTCCGGCGCCGGGGGAGGGTTCGGTGCCACCGTCACCGGACGAGCCGCTGTTGGTGCTCGAGGACGGTTCGCGGGTGGACGGGGGCGGGTCATCGGACCCCGTGGGGCAAGCGATCGCGACGGCGCAGATCTGGGACGACGGGGGCGCCGAGCTCGTGGTGCTGGCCACGGCAGACCGGTTCCCTGACGCGCTCGCTGGTTCTGCGCTGGCAGGCGAACGCGGGCCGGTGCTCGTGACTCCCTTCGGCCAGGGGCTCGATCCGCGGGTCGAGGCCGAGATCGATCGGGTGCTGCCGGACGACGGAATCGTCCTGATCCTGGGCGGGACGACTGCGGTCAGCGAGACCGCCGCGTCGCAGGCGCGGGCTGCAGCCGGTTCATCCACCTGTCCTGCACCGTTCCCGACCGACTGCCGGTATGCCGGGACGGGTCGTGAGCACACCGCTGCCTTGATCGGGGCCACGGTGCTGGCGCTCAACGATGGGTCCGGCGGCCGGGTGTTGCTGGCGCGGGGAGATGCGTTTGCCGACGCGATCACGGGCGGGGCGTACGCCGCCGAGGCGGGTGTACCGATCCTGCTGACACCGTCGACATCGCTCAACGGGTTCACGCGTGCGTTCGTGACCGACAACGACGTGGTCGAGGTGATCGTGCTCGGCGGCCCTGCAGCGATCGACGATGCGACGGCGGCGGCTGTCCCGACGGCAACCCGTCGCGTTGCCGGATCGGACCGCACGGCGACGGCAGCGGCAATCGCCACCGACCTGTGGCACGCCGAAGGCCTTGCGGGCGGCGGAATCGTCCTGGTCAACGTGCGGGACGACGCAGGCTGGCAGACCGCGCTGGCCGCCAGCGTCGTCTCGGCAGTGGCCAACGCCCCGCAGCTGGGTGTGGAGACCCCACCGGCGTCGCCGTCGTCGGCAACGACCGCCGCAGCCGCCGTACTCGGTGGTCCGGTGCAGGTGTTCGGCTCGACATCCCTCGTGTCGGACAACCAGCTCGCTGAGGTCCACGACGCGTCCGGCTGACTTGCGGGCGGGGGGTTGGACCCGCAGGCGCCCCGGACACCCCGAACGACCCAGGACATCCTCCGTGCGCGAGCACTTGTGACGCCTCGAGGTCTATCCGACACACCGATGCCGACTTGGCGGACGCAGCGGTCCGTCGGCTACCTCAGTTCGGCGACCGTGTGACGATCCGGACCATGGGGACCGCCTGTGCGAGCCGACCGATGTCGTCGGGATCACCCGTGACGACCATGCCGCCGCCGGACATCGCGCAGACGGCAACGACGCTGGCGTCGACCAGGTCTTCGCTGCCCGCGCCGAGCGCGTGCAGGATCGCGCCGACCTGCTTGGCAGCATCGAGGTCGAGGTCGACGACGGTGACCGCGGGCGCGTCAGCTCCCGGTCGGCGGGCCAGCACCGACTCCACGGCGGCGGTCCGGTCCCGACCGCGGGCCAGTTCAGCGCAGACTGCCGCTGGCACGAGGACGTCACGATCGCGCCGCAGCGCCTCGGCCAGCAGCGCCCGGAGGGCGACAGACGGCTGACCGGCGAGCTCGCCCAGTCCCGCGCTGTCCATGACAAGGGGCGCGGTCATGCGGCGGTGATGGAATGGCCGGGCGGGGCCGTGCCCGCGTCGAGATCGTCGAAGGCGGCAGCAGCGGCTGCGGCGTCCTCGGCGCTCACTGGCCCCACGTTTCGTCCCATCCGGCGAGAAGCGCGGCGAGGGCGGCGCGTCGGCGCAGCTTGTCGACATGGCCGGCGAGTGCGGCGTTGACGACGGCCGACATCGACTCGTCGGACTCGCCACGAACGAACTCCACGAGGTCGTCATCCACCGTCACAGTGATCTTACGTTTCGCCATACCTCTATCCTACCGATGCGGGAATCAGCAAGAACGGCTCACCCTCCCAGCAGGGATGGCAGCGGTGCGGCCACGAACAGCAGCATCAGGGGGGCGAGCAGTCCGATGACCGGCAGGAGCAGCGCCGCACGCCGTTTGGTGGCATCGCGACGGAGACGGGTGAGATGGTGCTCGCGTCCCTCGCGGGCCAACCGGAGCAGCTCCGGCGCGGCGTCCAGGCCGTAGCGCATCGCGCCGGCGAGCAGGCGATACAGACGGGCCGCCTCCGGTTCGGGGGTGGTCGACGCCAGCGTCTCCAGCGCCTCCTCCAGCGGCCGGCCGGCGCGGTGCTGGGACAGGGCGTCACCGAGGTCGTCGGCGACCAGTCCGTGGCAGCGGTCCGCGGTGGCCGCGAGCGCGGTCGTCACCGATCCGCCGGCGCGAGCCCGCATGGCCAGCAGCTGGGCGACGGGCGGCAGCTCGGCCCGCATCCGTTCACGTCGACGGGTGATGGCGCGGTCCACCGCACCGCTGGGACGGGCGGCACCAGCGACCAGACCGATCAGGCCGAGGGCGACCGTACCCGCACCGGACAGGCCGACGGCCGCCCCAGCCGCACCGGCCGCGCTGGCCCCGACGACGCCGGCCAGCACTTGGCGGATCCGGTGCTCGCTGACCAGTCGCTCCTCGGGGACGGCGTACACCTTGGCCTGCACCAGCCGCCGGTGCAGCGTCTCGTCGGCGTCGCCACGAAGCAGCAGCACCTCCACCGTGCGTTCCAGCAAGCCGCCGATCCCGGTCCGACCCGGCGCCGCCTCACCGGCCGCGATCCGCACCGAGCGGGCGTCGACGGGCCGGCCGAGCGCGGTGAGCGCAGACAGTGCATAGGGACGGACCCTGCCCGCCAGCCGCCGCTTCGGCCGGACGACTGACCACATGACCGAGGCCACGAACAGCCCGGTGGAGGTGGCGGCCAGCAGCTGCACGGCGGTCATCCGGGCAACTCCGGGCGCAGCACGCGGGGTTCGTCGGGCACCCGGGACAGACGGCTGACCAGCGCCACGCCCAGCAAGGACACGACGGCGCCGATGCCGATCACGGTCGCCCCTCCCGGTCCGGCGTAGAACTCGGCGAACGGACCCGGGCGAGCGGTCAGCACCACGAGGACCACCCAGGGGAGCGCGAGGACCAGCCGGGCGTTCAGCTTCCCCTCCAGCGACAGCGTGTCGATCTCCTCGCCCGCCTGCACCTCCGCGCCGATGCTCATCGCCAGGTCGGCCACGACGTCGGTGACGATCCGGCCGCCCTCGGCGTGGGCCAGGCAGAGGACCTCCACGACCCGGTCGGTCACCGGATCCCCTACGGCGTCGGCGACGGCCTGCAGGGCGGGGACCATGCCGACGGTCTGGATGCGGGCCGCCAGCCCGGCCATGGGACCGCGCAGGGCGACCGGGCCGTCGAGCGACACGTCAACGACGGCGTGGCTGAGGGACCGTCCGCTGCGGACGCTCCCGCCGATCATCGCCAGCGCGTCCGGCCACGCCTCGCGGACCGCCCGGACACGGGCCAGCGCACGGCGACGGAGCAGCGCCTGCGGGGCGGCGAGGACCAGCACGCCGGGCACGACGGCCATCGCCGGGATCCCCGTCACGACAGCCACGACGACCATCGTCAACAGCGCTCCGACGGCGGTCGCGACACGCACCTGCAAGGGCGTCCAGCCCACCCCGGCCTGCTGCAGCTGGACGGCAAGGCGCGATGGCCCGCGGGGTCCGGTGGTCCGTTGCAGCGTCGGCAGCCCGCCCGACAGCAGGCCCACCAGCAGGGCGACGAAGACCCCCGTGGACAGGGCTGCGAGGCCGCTCACCGGCCAGCCCCTCCGACACGGGGACCCGGACCAGCGGCAAGCAGGTTCGTCACCCGACCGGTGTAGGCCGTGTGCGGGGCCCACCGGCAGGCCCAGTTCGCCGGACGGTCAGTCGGTCCAGTCCACGGCGATCGCCTCGGTGGCGACCTCGTCGATCCACGTGGCCGCCTCGACGTGCACCGGGTGGGCGTTGTACGCCTCGAACGCATCCCGGTCGGCGAACCGCATGAGCATGCCGACGTCGAACGACCGGTCGGCGCCCATCTGGTCACGGCCGGCAACGAGCTCCTCGACCTGCGGGAGGGTGTCGGCGAGCTCGTGAAGCTTGTCGATGACGGCCACCGCGGTGTCGTCGTCGGGGAACCTGAACATGACCATGTGGTTGAACATCGCGAACGCTCCTCGGGAACTCGTGCGGCTAGGGGCTGTCCGGGTCGGCCACGAGCGTCGCGATGCGGTCGCCGAGGTCGTCGGTCGATCCGCCCATGTCGGGGCCGGCCATCGTCTTCAGCTCCGTCAGGAGTGTGGCAGCTGCGTGCTCCACCGCATCGGCGGCGTCACCCTCCCCGAGCTGACGAAGGCACATCCCGAGGCTGAGCACGGCGGCGACCGGGTTCGCCCAGCCCATGCCGGCGATGTCGGGGGCCGAACCGTGGACCGGCTCGAACATCGACGGGTGCGTCCCGGTGGGGTCGATGTTGCCGCTCGCGGCCAGGCCGAGGCCGCCCTGCACCGCCGCACCGAGGTCGGTGATGATGTCCCCGAACAGGTTGTCGGTCACCACCACGTCGAACCGTTCCGGGCTGTTGACGAGGTACAGGCACATCGCGTCCGCGTGCACGTAGGCGCGTTCCACAGCAGGGAACTCGCGCTCGCCGATCTCGGTGAAGACCCGCATCCACAGGTCACCGGCGTAGTTCAGCACGTTGGTCTTGTGCACCATCGTCAGGTGGCCCCGGCGCGCCTGTGCCCGGGTGAAGGCATCGCGGATCACACGTTCCACACCGT
The nucleotide sequence above comes from Euzebya pacifica. Encoded proteins:
- a CDS encoding PIN domain-containing protein, translating into MTAPLVMDSAGLGELAGQPSVALRALLAEALRRDRDVLVPAAVCAELARGRDRTAAVESVLARRPGADAPAVTVVDLDLDAAKQVGAILHALGAGSEDLVDASVVAVCAMSGGGMVVTGDPDDIGRLAQAVPMVRIVTRSPN
- a CDS encoding cell wall-binding repeat-containing protein — encoded protein: MFAHDERDDGTHVIEVVEPDGSGRQVLTEGFDPALSPDGALLAFSRDGDLWLLDMATGEEHAFATGPGTESDPAWSPDGSLLAFTRQLPPGSDCSHVRNGEIFITDFTNEVQFTNDPCFGDSDPDFSPDGTQLAWDSFYAERDFSSGFGLIQIADLDTGDVRFLTDPTTGVDAYDPAWSPDGTTIAFDDTTDVFTVPATGGTPTQLTQSCNLFEARDPAWSPDGTEIAYAASGCNDEGPDSIAVIPAGGGTPRAVTRSEGTIDTPVWVRPDGGGLPGPGPSPEPPAPGEGSVPPSPDEPLLVLEDGSRVDGGGSSDPVGQAIATAQIWDDGGAELVVLATADRFPDALAGSALAGERGPVLVTPFGQGLDPRVEAEIDRVLPDDGIVLILGGTTAVSETAASQARAAAGSSTCPAPFPTDCRYAGTGREHTAALIGATVLALNDGSGGRVLLARGDAFADAITGGAYAAEAGVPILLTPSTSLNGFTRAFVTDNDVVEVIVLGGPAAIDDATAAAVPTATRRVAGSDRTATAAAIATDLWHAEGLAGGGIVLVNVRDDAGWQTALAASVVSAVANAPQLGVETPPASPSSATTAAAAVLGGPVQVFGSTSLVSDNQLAEVHDASG
- a CDS encoding type II secretion system F family protein, which translates into the protein MSGLAALSTGVFVALLVGLLSGGLPTLQRTTGPRGPSRLAVQLQQAGVGWTPLQVRVATAVGALLTMVVVAVVTGIPAMAVVPGVLVLAAPQALLRRRALARVRAVREAWPDALAMIGGSVRSGRSLSHAVVDVSLDGPVALRGPMAGLAARIQTVGMVPALQAVADAVGDPVTDRVVEVLCLAHAEGGRIVTDVVADLAMSIGAEVQAGEEIDTLSLEGKLNARLVLALPWVVLVVLTARPGPFAEFYAGPGGATVIGIGAVVSLLGVALVSRLSRVPDEPRVLRPELPG
- a CDS encoding 3-isopropylmalate dehydrogenase; this encodes MTSHALAIIAGDGIGQEVMDQALKALDAAERRFGFSTDRRDYDLGGRRYLATGEVLSDETLAELDEVDAILLGAVGTPDVPPGVLERGLLLKVRFAFDQYVNLRPVKLLPGVPTPIAGLTPDRCDMVIVRENTEGMYAGAGGLLFEGMSHEVATQESINTRHGVERVIRDAFTRAQARRGHLTMVHKTNVLNYAGDLWMRVFTEIGEREFPAVERAYVHADAMCLYLVNSPERFDVVVTDNLFGDIITDLGAAVQGGLGLAASGNIDPTGTHPSMFEPVHGSAPDIAGMGWANPVAAVLSLGMCLRQLGEGDAADAVEHAAATLLTELKTMAGPDMGGSTDDLGDRIATLVADPDSP
- the argG gene encoding argininosuccinate synthase; this encodes MSKVLTSLPAGERVGIAFSGGLDTSVAVAWMRENGAVPCTYTADLGQYDDPDVSGVPDRARVYGAEIARVLDIRRELVEEGFAALACGAFHIRSAGRVYFNTTPLGRAVTGTLLVRAMQADDVNIWGDGSTFKGNDIERFYRYGLLANPDLRIYKPWLDADFVEQLGGRAEMSRWLDARDLPYRDAEEKAYSTDANIWGATHEAKVLEQLDTSLEIVQPIMGVRFWDPEVDIETEDVTIGFVAGRPHSVNGEVFDDPVALVQAVNAIGGRHGLGMSDQIENRIIEAKSRGIYEAPGMALLFLTYERLLAAVHNEDTLARYTDQGRQLGRLLYEGRWLDPQALMIRESLQRWVASLVTGEVTVRLRRGEDYTILDTQGQHLSYDADKLSMERVDNAAFGPTDRIGQLTMRNLDIADSREKLEVYASQPIEQGTVLVENGTLFGELPAGGAERIVANPAVPGDEVAALDEAAIEFGAD
- a CDS encoding Dabb family protein yields the protein MFNHMVMFRFPDDDTAVAVIDKLHELADTLPQVEELVAGRDQMGADRSFDVGMLMRFADRDAFEAYNAHPVHVEAATWIDEVATEAIAVDWTD
- a CDS encoding type II secretion system F family protein — its product is MTAVQLLAATSTGLFVASVMWSVVRPKRRLAGRVRPYALSALTALGRPVDARSVRIAAGEAAPGRTGIGGLLERTVEVLLLRGDADETLHRRLVQAKVYAVPEERLVSEHRIRQVLAGVVGASAAGAAGAAVGLSGAGTVALGLIGLVAGAARPSGAVDRAITRRRERMRAELPPVAQLLAMRARAGGSVTTALAATADRCHGLVADDLGDALSQHRAGRPLEEALETLASTTPEPEAARLYRLLAGAMRYGLDAAPELLRLAREGREHHLTRLRRDATKRRAALLLPVIGLLAPLMLLFVAAPLPSLLGG